The sequence below is a genomic window from Pseudomonadota bacterium.
GGCCAAACTCACTACCAGAAAGGCTTACGGTTTTCGGACCTATCATGGGCTGGAAGTCGCTTTGTATCATGCACTTGGCGCTCTACCGGAACCAAAGTTCACCCACAGATTTTCCTGAGGAGGGAAATAATAAATCCGTCCCCTTTTCCAGCGTCCCGTCGGCGAAGTTCGATGACCCGATCCTTCAAGGTCTTGGCCCGCTTGGCCGGCCCACAGGCGATCCTCACCAGATTTAGAGTGTGCTACATATAAAGCGCAAGGTCAAGCTGCCCACCGGCTCTGACTACTCGAACCGGCCTCTCCGATATCCGCAAACAAGAGATGTGCTATTGCAAGACCTCACGCTATGCTCGCGCTTTGCACGGGTCCGGTTCATGCGGCGGTTAGGTCCTCGTCGCACACATAGAAGCGCCCTTCGGCCTTTGCCGCACTGTACGCACGACCGTAGCTCTTACGATAGTTGGGGCCGAGATGAACGATACGAGTGACGAGGCCGTCACAGACGAACTTTCCGGTAAACCGAACGATGCCTGTCTCGATGGCGACACCCGACGCGCCAGCGATGTCCCGAACCGGCTGGGTGAGGCCGAGCACGCCGAACGCGGTTTCTTCCGACGGATGCACAAAGATTGAATTAGGTCTTGGTGTCGCGAAGAAACACCCAGTGGTTGACGCGAAGTGTTCGTACAGCACGGACTATTTCTTCGTCCACTCCCTCCGACCGCGCCCTTAGCTTGACCAATGCCTTGTCGAGTAGACCAGGCTTTTCGGTCAACTGACGCCTGGCCGCGGCCAGAACGGACAGGACATTGCCGGTCTTTGGAGCTCGGCCGCGAAGGCCGATCTCGAGGAGAAGCCCCTTGTAGCCGGCGATGAATGCATTTGCGACGGTGGGATCGAGAGTCACGGTGCTTCGCGAGGTCTATCAATCGGCGTCAGCGGCGCGCCGGCAAGACATGTGCCAAGCGGGACGACGCTGATCGGCGCGTCCGCTGCACGCCGGGTATATAGCCGGCGGGTTAGATGACATCGACGGCTCCTAAGATCGCCAAGGCCGCGCTGAAGAGCAGAAATACCGCGTGAGGGAACGCGACATGAGGGAAGAGGAGAAACCTTTCGCCACCTCCGCGTCAGGCTGTCCAAGCGTTGTGCCTCCGAAAAGCTCGTGAGATATGCCGGCCCGCCGATCTCGCCTCGGCTCGCCAGCGCACGCTCGAGTTCCACCAAACCGATAGACGTGCGCTAGCTGGAGCAGCTTGACCATGACCTCGGTGATCCAAAAGGTGGCCGAGAGAAGCGCCGCGATGCAAAAGACCGCGACTTGCGAAGTACGCGACGCGGCGACGGCAGCAGAAAAACCGGTACCGATCGCGGCCGCGCTCACGGTTACTCCCCACGCCTTGATCGTGACGAAATAGCCGTCATATGCCTGGACGTAGCCAGCAAGCTTGAAGTACTCGTCGAAGGTCTCTGCTCGATTCACCTTGGCAGGTACGGTCCAGACACATAGGTAACAGTTTAGTCCAGGGACATGGGTAACAGTTTAGTCCAGGGACATGGGTAACAGTTTGTTCATACTGTGGGCGCCTGAATCGAGGAGGTGCCCCAATGCCTCCGTCATTCGACCATGAGCAGCCTGCACGGCGTCGGATCGATGCTGGCCTGGAGCGGCCGCGCGAAGGTCGTGAAGGACACGATGGCTTGGCCAGGTGCTAGGGAGGAAAGACGCTGCCAGAGCCCCTCGTTGATTCCGCCGATCGACCGCTTCAGGCGGTTCACCACGCCGGCGTCGCCCACCTTATGAATGATCCAGTTATTGATCAGACCCATGACTTCGTCCGGCAGGTGCTGCGGCAGCTGCGTGATAAAGACCAGTCCCAGCCAGCGCTTCCGCCCACGACGCGCGATCCGAGCCACCTGCTGGAAGAGGACCTGCATCTTCTGGATCCTTTGCGCCGACAGGAACTCATGCGCTTCTTCGATCATGATGAGAGTCGGGGTGGGCTGCCTGTCCTGGGCCACAGCCGCCTTATAGTTCTCCTCCTGCTGCTCCTGGACACCCCGGAGAAGCTCCGCGATCACGAGGTTGTTGATCTGCGGCGAGTCGGTGTCGCTCAGGTCGAGGATCGAAACCCGGCCGGGTTGGAGCATCATCGCGTAGTTGAGAGACGGGGCCGACGGAGAGTCGAAGATCTTTAGACGCTTGATTTTTGCCAGCTTGCCTAAGAGGGCCCGCCAGCTGATGACGTTCTTCGGAAGGTCCGCGGCACCGATGATCTGTCGAAGAATCTGCCGGTTCGTTCGGAAGGCGGAGGCCTCAAGATAGGGCTCGGAGGCCTTCTTGTCTACGACGGCCTCGATATCCCGGACGACGTCGTAAAGATGCGCGAGAGTCATCTCGGGATAGCCCGTCTCCAGCTCATCCAGTTCCATCAGCATGCGGCGCTCGTCGTCGTTTCTCGGCCACACCCCCATCTTCTCCAGAGCCAGCTTGGTCACGTCGTAGGCTTTGAAGAAACGCTCGCTCTGCGGCTCGGTCAGCTCGAGGATCTCCTGCACCGCATACGGGGAGAGCTCGCTGAAGCGAAGCGAGAAGGGATAGAGTAGCGGGTGCTCGGGATTCGCCGCTTCCCTCCCTACGAGATGGTAGATGTGCGTGTCCTCGACACCCCCGCCCTTGAGTCCCCGCCGATCGAGCGCCTGAAGCATGACCGGATCCTCGGTCGGCTCGTGGATAGCGGAGTACTCCCCCTCGGTATCGATCAGGACGATGGCCATTCCCTGCTCCTGCGCCTTGGCGACGAGGCCAGACACCGTCGTGGACTTGCCGCCGCCGGTCGTGCCCAGGATGCCGAGGTGACGAGGGAAGACGGTCTTGCTGTCCGCTGGCACGGAGACGGCCAGGTCCTCGAAGCCTTCAGCCAGCCCAAGCCTCAGATTACCCCGTAGCCGCAGCACCTCCACCGTCTCCTCGGGACCCAGGCTGAAGACGGGACTGTTGGGCTTCGGTCGCCGCCGGGGCGGCACGACAGCCCCTTCCTTGAGCCGCTCGCCCATCACCTCGACCTGCGCGCGACCGTGGTAGGGCGGCATGAGCAGCCCGCCCTTGATGGTCGTGACGACGATGGGCGTCGCATCGGCGCGCAAACCGTCTGGCTCAGCAAAGGGGCCCTCTACGATCGCCCCCAGATACGTACGCCCGTCCGCTCGGCTCTCGATGCGGACTAGCGCCTGGCTCGGAAGCTGACCGATGTTGTCCCGTGGCAGCAGGACCGTCACCGTGCCGTCCTTGCTCACCGGGGTGTCGAACATCGTCCGGCCGATACTGCCCTCGTAACCCGCTGGCTCTACCCAGGCTCCACCGGCCTGCTCGGCGGCGGTATCGAGAGACTGAAAGGCCTCCTCCGGCGTCGCGGCGACGCTGGCACCCAATGCTGCGAGCTCAGTGCCCTTGTCGTTCATGAGTCCGATCCTCCCTATCGGCGCCGGGTTCGGCGCTCGCCAAGATAGCGGAAAGGCTCGCCAGCCTGCGCATAGGCGAGCTGCGTTGAAACCGCGAAGGTGGTCGCCCCGAAGCTGGCCCTGCAGACACCGTCGGCCAGGTCGATCAGCATGGGGAAACCACGATGTTCCTGGAGCACGCTGTCGGCGATGGCGATCAGGGCTGCCTCGTGCGCATGGTCCACATGCGCGTAGAACATCTGCGCGGGCGACAGTTTCGAGGCTCTGTACATGCCGACGACGACCTTCGGTCCGCACTCTTCCACGAAGCTATCGACAGCAGGCTTCAGCCCGCCCCAGGCTTCGCCACGGTAGTGGCCCTCAGCAATCCGGGCGAGAAAGTCCTCGTTGCTGTCCACGATCGCGTATTCCAAAGGCTGTAGCGCGTTGCCGATCGTCAGCATTTCGCGCGCCGTCGTGCTACTGGGAATGAAGACAAACCGCTTGTGCTCGATCACCAGCCTCTTCATGAGCACCAGACTGGCTCGCAGGAGCTCAGGCATGCCCGAGCCAGTGACCAGTTCATAAGGGGTGGGGTTGCCGTGGCCCATGCGCCAGATGGAGTCGGATCGCTCGAGAAGCACCGCGCGTTCGGCATACGCCATGATCCCGCGCCGGGCGAGGTCGGCGAGACGGTCATGTGGGCTCTGCTGATCCACGGCACTGCGCTTTCGACGGCGCTCGAGCAGCTCCATCGTCTCGTCGATCAGGTTCCTTCTGGAGGACGTTCGAAGGTCCCGCCGGAAAATGCGGTGCACCCAAGAGCCCTGGTTGCCACGATACGAGACCAGACACACCCCGATCTGCGTGATCGTGACCGGAAGCGTGTCGTGAGAGGCCACAGTGCCGTCGCAGGCCTCCACAGCGCCGTTGAAGAGAACCTTCCGGTGAACTTCCTCCAGCCGATCGATCGTGACCCGGTAAACACCCGCGCACGGGGGGGCACCCTCACGCGTGCGAAGAAGCGGGAAGATCCTCTCCCGGATCTGCTGCTCGTATTGGCCTTCTTTCTGGACCGCTTCGGCGACCTCGCGCTCAAGCCGCGCATACATCTCGCCAAGGTCCGCGCCCGGTCGCCACGTGCTGAGGTCGAGGGTTTCGGAGAGGGCCTCGCCGTGCGCGACCTTATACTCGTCCGCCGTCAGCGGAGGCAGGTCGGGTGCGAGCGGCTCGGAGCCCTCGCCAGAGTGCGTCTCCAGCGTAGAGTCCGACTCAACTTCCGACACTGGCTTATGCGTCTTGAGGTCTTCCGCGTCCATCCACCTAACTCTTCCCGCCAAGTGCCGGAAGTTCGACATCAACCCTCATGTCGCGCCCAGCCACTCCCGAAAGCCTCGCGTCGACCGGCGGCTCAAGACCAGAGACCGCCCATACTCCTGCGCTATTGCCAGCGGCAACCCAAAATCTTCCACCAGGATCTCCGTCGCCGCTGTCGCCGCCGAATGCTCACGCCGAATCCTCTTCGCCTCGAGCCGCTCCAGCACAGTCTGCCGCGGAGCCAACAGCTCCAGGGCGATGCGATCCGCGCGGTCCTCCGCAGCGAGGACGTCCAGGTGGTTCACTTCTCCTAGCGCCGAGCGCTCCATCAAATGGGTATAGACGCCGACCTCCACACCGCGCAGTAGCCCCGTCAGCCGCTCCTCCAGGGTAGGGAGCCGCAAACCATCCAGCACCTCCCGGCCTGCCTCGCCCAGCGCTTCAAGAGCCTTCTGGCGCGGGTGCACATAATCCACAAGGAAGTGCGAAGCCTCATGCGCCAAGGAGACTCGGCGCTCGCCCTCCGGGTCGCTGCCTTCGAGGACAACCAACCCGCGCCCGCCTCTCGCCAGGAGGCACGCTCGCAGCGGGCGGTCCGGCCCCTCCATGTGCAGAAGGATGCCCTTCCTCGAGAGCCAGCTCCGAAGCTCGTACAACCCTAGGTGCGGAAGCTTGACGATGGCGAGGGGAAGGGCCCACGCCACCGACGACTCGAGCGACCGGGGAAAGGGTTCCGTTCGCCCTACGAGGCGCCAAAACCTTTGTGCCCACCGGGCCGCTTCCTGGTCGGTCACTCCTTGGGCTCCCGCTTCGACCGCTTCTTGTCCGCCGCCGTCTTTTCCAGGGGCTCGCCGCTACTCCTTCGGTCACGCGCCGCCATCAGCAGACCCTGCGAGGAGGCGTCGCTCCCCTCTTCCCGAAGAGAGGCGACGGCTGCGACTTCCCGCAAGAGCTCCACGAGCCGCTCGGCGTTACACGACGTAAACGTGGCTATACGTTGGACCTCCTCTCGAAACTTGGCCGCCTGGTCATCAGGACGCCGGCAGAGAGCAAGCCGCGCAAGTGCCTCGAGGGTGCACTGCAGCATCTCCGCCAGCGTCCCGTCGTCGAGGCCGTGCATGGCCTGGTACTCGGCCAAGGCCCTCCCCAAGAAGAAAGCATCAGCACTGGCCCGGCGGGCGAACCACCGGAGGCCCGGATCACTACTTCCGGCCATAGCCACCTTCTCCATGTCGAGCGAGCATCTTCTTGATTCGATCCTTGTGCCGTTTTACCTGGCTCGCCTGCTCCTTTGCCGGGAGACGCTCGAGGCCCCATGCCTTCGCGAAAGCCTCTGTCGACCGCTCACCTTCGATCAGTAGCTCCACGGCCTCCCTATCCCTCGGATCCTTGAAGAGTTCCCCAATCCTGCGCCGCATTCTCTCGGCCTCGAGCGGGGTGTCCGAACCCGGTGCCTCCAATCTCTCTTCCGACCAGCGATGGCAAAGTTCGACATCCTCGATAGATATTTCCCTCTGCTTCCTGCGAGCCGCCTTGGCGAGAGCATTCCGCAGATCGCCCTCCGCGGCCATGACTAGGAAACCAAAGAGCCCCCGCTTGGCAGGGTCGAACTGGGTTGGCTGCTTGATGTAGCTGATGAGGGCATCCGAGGCCGCATCCCACAGGAAGTCCGACGCCCTCAAGCGCGGGTGCCTTTTCTCCAGTTGCTTGACAAGTGACTTCCACACTGCCTCAGCGAGCTCTGTCGGCGCTACCGGATCGACGGCAAGTAGCCGCTCGTGGATCTCACGATACCAGTCCTCGCTGGTCATGAACGGGCTACTTCCGTAGCGCCACAATTATCTCGTGCCGCATGCGATGGGAGAGTGGACTGTTCGTGGCTGCAGCGCGTGGGAGCGGTAACGACCGATGCGCCGCCCTCAGGTGCCGAGCGACGCCACCTACGACCCGGAGGCCCACCCTCTCGCCAAGAGCGGTAACGATGTCAGGCGCATCCGTTCGTTTCGACGAAATGATCGTTGGCCCGAGCGCGAGCAGCGCTAGGCCTCCAGGACGCAGCACACGTGCAATCTCAGTCAG
It includes:
- a CDS encoding ATP-binding protein translates to MNDKGTELAALGASVAATPEEAFQSLDTAAEQAGGAWVEPAGYEGSIGRTMFDTPVSKDGTVTVLLPRDNIGQLPSQALVRIESRADGRTYLGAIVEGPFAEPDGLRADATPIVVTTIKGGLLMPPYHGRAQVEVMGERLKEGAVVPPRRRPKPNSPVFSLGPEETVEVLRLRGNLRLGLAEGFEDLAVSVPADSKTVFPRHLGILGTTGGGKSTTVSGLVAKAQEQGMAIVLIDTEGEYSAIHEPTEDPVMLQALDRRGLKGGGVEDTHIYHLVGREAANPEHPLLYPFSLRFSELSPYAVQEILELTEPQSERFFKAYDVTKLALEKMGVWPRNDDERRMLMELDELETGYPEMTLAHLYDVVRDIEAVVDKKASEPYLEASAFRTNRQILRQIIGAADLPKNVISWRALLGKLAKIKRLKIFDSPSAPSLNYAMMLQPGRVSILDLSDTDSPQINNLVIAELLRGVQEQQEENYKAAVAQDRQPTPTLIMIEEAHEFLSAQRIQKMQVLFQQVARIARRGRKRWLGLVFITQLPQHLPDEVMGLINNWIIHKVGDAGVVNRLKRSIGGINEGLWQRLSSLAPGQAIVSFTTFARPLQASIDPTPCRLLMVE